A region from the Gossypium hirsutum isolate 1008001.06 chromosome A08, Gossypium_hirsutum_v2.1, whole genome shotgun sequence genome encodes:
- the LOC107961055 gene encoding myosin-binding protein 3, whose translation MATNSTSHVKRNLKGFTSALKSAACECFLIVLLFFYAAFSYLLTRFAHYCGLQAPCILCSRLDHVFGNEKPGYYWNLFCSNHRSEVSSLVSCNIHGKLVDGHGMCDNCLSSDIEENKSNSDIQRVSLENLGFEPAGFGNCDSQSLFFNRDLSPASKSTRFCLCCDKPWTPRSNAQGLPPLKSRGVEVARANFYLPRRLRHRNGLKKSKDKFSAPALTYIGSTGIDTSPHAGFTELKITSESESEIPFSDDEVSNCMVLDMNESKKESLVHSAPETPSKRLYNNLVKRKQPESSEPHDFRYFYPNVQSENNVCDRKGQLADKKTNSSVLPELISLDDIPASSCLVGVPSYSASLLSDLISLVDKPPSVNVMETPLEASSGKHVTGASKNENISINKTDKSLKLISTSAGAGFETDQVVGDTAVVHSAHEDLNAVNTSPVYGEEKGASVFVTEEPMQRYNKGVSKYASLPVQNSSGEGIDLSFNNVGSEFPHDDDDFETTDESNPYGVQSFDNLFSAERSEFGSFGVNEDQSLPVQNSSEEGIHLSPELQGHSDDFETTNESDPYGVQSFDNLLYTERSEFDILEPLNESTFSEIEGEDPVDRLKRQVEHYQKCMDGLYKELEEERNASAIAANQAMAMITRLQEEKSNLQMEGLHYLRMMEEQAEYDGDALDKANDLLAEREKELQDLEAELEFYRLTFTDETHIENLTGASINLSNGHVSTETTSTFSVKDDLRFPSKTMFPDSDNPVAKSAWSEFEDEKLYISERLRDLERKVSKFAHHGTLPHISDRESLDEAANGGQHQQESLDESAPSQELSNTSVSEDQVVSKGNSHMVSNGQKGSENCNETGLASVENEISDLNEKLEALVVDYKFLENSLKSLQIGNEGLLLIQEILHELRELRKLGIRRRNMSAS comes from the exons TTTCGGAAATGAAAAACCCGGATACTATTGGAATCTATTTTGCAGCAACCATAGATCAGAGGTTTCATCGTTGGTTTCTTGCAACATTCATGGCAAGCTGGTTGATGGTCATGGTATGTGTGACAATTGTCTCTCATCAGACATTGAGGAAAACAAATCCAACTCAGATATACAGAGGGTTTCCTTAGAAAATTTGGGGTTTGAACCTGCAGGTTTTGGAAATTGTGATTCCCAGAGCTTGTTTTTCAACAGGGATCTTTCCCCTGCTTCTAAAAGCACTAGGTtttgtttatgttgtgataaaCCATGGACTCCAAGATCGAATGCCCAAGGATTACCCCCCCTAAAATCACGTGGCGTTGAGGTTGCAAGGGCAAACTTTTATTTGCCACGTCGCTTAAGACATCGAAATGGTCTGAAGAAGTCAAAGGATAAGTTTTCTGCTCCAGCATTGACTTATATAGGAAGCACTGGAATTGATACATCGCCTCATGCAGGATTCACTGAGCTGAAGATCACTTCTGAATCGGAGTCTGAGATTCCATTTTCTGATGATGAGGTTAGCAATTGTATGGTTCTTGATATGAATGAGAGTAAGAAAGAATCTCTAGTTCACTCTGCTCCGGAAACTCCATCTAAAAGACTGTACAACAATTTGGTTAAAAGGAAACAGCCTGAATCTAGTGAGCCCCAtgattttagatatttttatccCAATGTCCAAAGTGAGAATAATGTCTGTGACCGTAAAGGACAGCTGGCTGATAAGAAAACCAATTCTTCAGTTTTGCCGGAGCTTATTTCTCTAGATGATATTCCTGCATCATCATGCCTTGTGGGAGTTCCAAGTTACAGTGCTTCGTTACTTTCTGATCTTATTTCTCTAGTTGATAAGCCCCCTTCAGTTAATGTTATGGAAACTCCTCTTGAAGCATCATCGGGAAAGC ATGTTACTGGTGcaagtaaaaatgaaaatatttctaTCAACAAGACCGACAAAAGCTTGAAGTTGATAAGCACATCAGCTGGAGCTGGTTTCGAAACTGATCAAGTTGTGGGTGATACTGCTGTGGTACATTCTGCGCATGAGGATCTAAATGCTGTGAATACGTCACCAGTTTATGGTGAAGAAAAAGGTGCATCTGTGTTTGTTACGGAAGAACCAATGCAGAGATATAATAAGGGAGTTAGCAAATATGCATCATTGCCGGTTCAGAATTCTTCTGGAGAAGGGATTGATTTATCATTTAACAATGTAGGTTCTGAGTTCCCACATGACGACGACGACTTTGAGACAACTGATGAATCCAATCCTTATGGGGTTCAGAGTTTTGATAATCTATTTTCTGCGGAAAGAAGTGAATTTGGTAGCTTTGGAGTTAACGAAGATCAGTCATTGCCAGTTCAGAATTCTTCTGAAGAAGGGATTCATTTAAGTCCTGAGTTACAAGGTCATAGTGATGACTTTGAGACAACTAATGAATCCGATCCTTATGGGGTTCAGAGTTTTGATAACCTACTCTATACAGAAAGGAGTGAATTTGATATCCTTGAACCTTTGAATGAAAGCACTTTCAGTGAAATTGAAGGTGAAGATCCAGTCGATAGGCTGAAGCGGCAAGTTGAGCATTATCAGAAGTGCATGGATGGATTATATAAGGAATTGGAGGAAGAAAGAAATGCCTCCGCAATAGCTGCTAATCAGGCAATGGCTATGATTACAAGGTTGCAAGAAGAGAAGTCAAACCTCCAGATGGAGGGCCTGCATTACCTAAGGATGATGGAAGAGCAGGCAGAATATGATGGAGATGCCCTGGATAAAGCTAATGATCTTCTGGCAGAAAGGGAGAAAGAACTACAAGATCTGGAAGCAGAGCTTGAATTTTACAGATTAACCTTCACAGATGAAACTCATATAGAGAATTTAACTGGGGCAAGCATCAACTTAAGCAACGGGCATGTTTCTACCGAGACTACGAGCACATTTTCCGTAAAAGATGATCTGAGATTTCCCTCGAAAACAATGTTTCCCGACAGTGATAATCCTGTAGCCAAATCTGCATGGTCAGAATTCGAGGATGAGAAGTTGTACATTTCTGAGCGTCTGCGAGATTTGGAGAGGAAAGTTAGCAAGTTTGCTCATCATGGTACTTTGCCACACATTTCCGATAGGGAAAGCTTGGATGAAGCAGCAAATGGAGGCCAACATCAGCAAGAGTCCCTTGATGAAAGTGCTCCTTCGCAAGAATTGTCAAATACTTCAGTAAGTGAAGATCAAGTGGTTAGTAAGGGAAACAGTCATATGGTTTCCAATGGGCAGAAGGGTTCTGAGAATTGTAATGAAACTGGTTTGGCCAGTGTTGAAAATGAAATTTCTGACCTTAACGAGAAGCTGGAAGCACTTGTGGTTGACTATAAATTTCTTGAGAATTCTCTAAAATCTCTTCAAATTGGAAACGAAGGTCTACTTCTTATTCAAGAGATACTTCATGAGTTACGAGAATTGAGGAAACTGGGGATAAGGAGGAGGAACATGTCTGCGTCATGA